The Solanum dulcamara chromosome 2, daSolDulc1.2, whole genome shotgun sequence region CTGCTGTGCATCTTGCAGAGTCAAAACCATTGTATAGAACATCCTCATACCCTGAGCAACCCCCACAACCCCAACAACTTCAGCACTACTCAAGTGAACCCATTTTACTACCGAAGTCATCTTATACTTCTTTTCCTCCTCCGGGTGGTAGATCTCAACCCTCACCACATAGCCTTTCGCTACAAAACATGTCATCTCTTTCTGCTGGACCTCAGTCTCCCTATTCTTCTGTGAATCTCTCTTCTTTGTCGAACTCTAATATGCATTTGACAGGCTTGGCTCACGGGCTCCACTATGGTAGTGGAAACATCCCACAATTGAACCCTTCTGGTCTTTCTCTTAATCCTAGGTTGCAAAACCAGTGGACCAGCCATGCGGGACTCATCCATGGGGACCATTCTGGTCTCTTAGATAGCGTCTTGCAGCATCAATTTCCTCATCAAAACAGCTTACTATCTCCCCAGTTACTGTCCTCACAGCAGCTGCAACAGCAGAGACTTCATCTTTCAGTTCAGCCTTCTTTAGCTCATTTTTCTGCACTAAGATCCCAATTGTATAATTCCTTCCCTTCACCATCTCATCTAGGTAAGTATGGATTGGCAGATTTCAGAGATTCACGATCTAAGCCATCACACAAGGTTAGACAAAATGTGCGCTTTTCTAAACAAGGCTCTGATGCTGCTAGCTCCAAAAGTGAAAGTAATGTGCCACAGTTCCGATCTAAGTATATGACTGGTGATGAAATAGAGAGCATCCTGAAAATGCAGCATTCTGCAGCACATGGCAATGATCCATATGTAGACGACTACTATCACCAGGCCCGCCTTGCAAAGAAAGCAGCCGAGTCGAGGTCAAAACATCGTTTCTGTCCAAATAAGGAACAGTCTTCTCGGTCGCGTAATAGTGCAGAATCACAGCCTCATCTTCACGTTGATGCTCAGGGGCGGGTGTCATTTTCTTCCATCCGCAGGCCTCGTCCACTTCTTGAAGTTGATCCACCAGGCTTTGTTTGCATTGACGGCAGTGCTGACCAGAAGATATCTGAGAGACCCTTGGAACAGGAGCCAATGCTTGCAGCTAGAATTACAATAGAAGATGGTTTCTATCTTCTCACTGAGGTAGATGACATTGACAGGCTCCTTCAGTTTAGTCAGCCCCAAGATGGTGGTGCTCAGCTCAGGCGGAAGCGACAGATCCTGCTGGAAGGCATGGCTGCCTCACTTCAACTAGTTGACCCGCTTGGTAAAAGTGGAAGCTCTGTTGGGCTTACGCCTAAAGATGACATTGTATTTCTATGGTTGGTGTCTCTTCCCAAGGGCCGAAAGCTCATCTCAAGGTATCTTCAGCTTCTTCTACCTGGCGGAGAGCTTGTCAGAATAGTTTGTATGGCAATTTTCCGCCATTTGAGGTTTTTATTTGGCGGTCATCCACCTGATGTAGGAGCAGCTGAGACCATCACTGATCTTGCAAAAGTAGTCTCTAAATGTGTCACTGGCATGGACCTCAATTCACTCAGTGCTTGTCTTGCTGCTGTTGTGTGTTCCTCAGAACAACCACCTCTTCGTCCTCTCGGAAGCCCTGCTGGAGATGGTGCCTCTATTATTCTAAAATCTGTTCTTGAAAGGGCCACTCATCTATTAACTGATTCTCAGGCTGCTAACAGCTTCAGCATGCCTAATCCTGCCCTTTGGCAGGCATCTTTTGATGCCTTTTTTGGTTTACTTACAAAGTATTGTCTGAGTAAGTATGACAGTATCATGCAATCGATACTAGCACAATCTCAACCAGATGCTGAAATGATTGGTTCAGAAGCTGCAAGAGCTGTAAGCAGAGAAATGCCTGTTGAACTTTTACGTGCTAGTCTTCCACATACAAATGACCACCAAAGGAAGCTGTTGTTGAATTTTGCTCAGCGGTCCATGCCGGTTACTGGATTCAATCCTCATGGTGGAAGCAGTGGACATATAAATCCCGAATCTGTTAGCTGTTAGCTGAGATGGTAAGATTTCATAATAGCAAGTGCAGTTGTACATCCGTAGTTCTCAAGGTTACTTTCTGGCTTGTCTTTGCCAGAACATGTTGTTCTGCTTCAGCATCAGTCCAAGAGAATATAGAAGGCTGGAAGCAAGGGTATGCATATATGTTAGGCGTCGTTTTAAGGCCTAAAGTTCCTCTTCCTCCTAATCCAACTCTTTCCTTCCGATTTCTCCCACCATCTTCTTTCCctgtttcttctctttttctctcttttttcttttgcttcATTGAAGGGAAATATGGGTTTCTTTATCCTTTGCCTTCTTTGTGATGGTAGTCTTCTTACATAACTGTGTATTATGTCTGAAAGAAATGGGGTTATTGGTCACTCTACTAAGGTTTTTCATTCAAAGAGCTTTATTTTTTATGCTCTTTCTGTAAACTCGGATAAAAGCTGGAAGGATAGAATGTACAGGTGATTTGTGGAGTTTGACAACTCTTGATGCACTTGGCCCTCTCCCTCTCTGCATTCAGGAAGAGGGTAAAAAGGATTCTTGACCCTGAAGTAATCTTGCAGGCTCGGAGGAAAAGAGGGTTCAGCTCTGCAGTTTCAGTAGGAGACATTTGCTAGACTTGAAAACTTTCTAAGTGAAAACTGTAATAACTAGATGTTCTTGTGCATTAACAATTACTTTTTTTTACATTTCCCTGAAATTATTCACAAAGTTATTTTGGAACTTGCCTTTAGACCCCTTTATGGCTTGATTGTTTCCCGTGCCAGGGATGTGAAGTTTGGTGCAACTACACCTATCTCTTCTTCCCTGTCAAGGGCAGGCTGTTGCTCATTGTGCGTGTCAAGCTTCACATGTCTGGTTTAAGTAGCTGATTGCCCGGGCAATACCTAGTTATAAGTAAGTTTGCGGGAGAGCTCCatgtttcttctttttccttttataatgGTAGTATCTATGCCAGTTTGGGGTCAGTTTGACTactcacatcatatcatatgtaCTGATAACTTTGTCCTCCAAGGCTCATGTAGAAACAAGAAGTAACTTACCGTTTTTTTTTTCTGTCTTCGTTGGGATTTAATGTCGCTTCATGTTTTCTCTTATGCATGCGTTAATTTGTTTCTATTTAGACAAACATCATGTGGTATACTTCCCGTTGTGAGTGCAAAGGAAAACATTGTTCTTCAGCTGAAAATTGAATTTGCTCATAATGTGGGATGACCTGTTATCATTTTCCTTGTTAATATACACTATACTAAATCAACAGGTCTTTAAATGTTGCTAAGATTTGCTTCTTTCAATTAGATTACTTCTACAGATGGTAGTCGACGTGGTCCAGTATTTTCAGGTTTTAGGTACTTCCCCAACATTAGGGTGATTTTAATGGTATGATTTCTAATATTTGTAACGCTTATATTGGAACATGTTTCTCGGTAGTGGTACATTGCTTCAAAAACAATAATTTGTTAGAAATGatacaaattaattaatcaatgtTATAAATATACCGTATTATAGATGTCCAttacacttttttttttggataaatatgaaaataaatagataagTTGTAAGTAGTTCAAGCAGAGCCTCTATTTCACAACACAACTTCAAATCTTGATgttctaaaataattttttcacgtCAAATTTAATTTCGGGAGTTCTACGCATCTGAATTCACTTTCTTAAGGATCTATATACTACTTAGTACTTAATGTCTTAGTTTCTAGCTCAAAAAATCAAATTCAGAAATCAGCCTCAATACGTTATTGGATTGCCCTAGATATGACCTGACTCAAATACTGTACAAGCCTAGTCTAGTTTCTAGctcaaaaaatcaaatttagaaaTCAACCTCAATACGTTATTGGATTGCCCTAGACATGACCTGACTCAAATACTGTACAAGCCTAGTCTAGTTTCAAAATTTCTAGGTTACTACTCAAAAATATTCTGTCCCAAATTTCTTTTCCATTGGCTTAAGCATAATGACAAGAATGGATCATTACAATAAAAGTTTTGACTTCACTTTCCTACTGTTTTTTTGGTCTTAGTAAATATTTGTGCTATTTCAATTCAATTTGTTGAATaccaaaaaattgaaaaatttgaaTTGAC contains the following coding sequences:
- the LOC129880617 gene encoding protein PAT1 homolog 1-like; amino-acid sequence: MERSNSRDFKDLTSSSSSISDGAFFDASQYAFFGRDIAEDVELGGLEDKQDNSDLAVGGGLGDDEMQEYHLFEKDEGSVVGSLSDIDDLATTFSKLNRNVTGPRHPGVIGDRGSGSFSRESSSAAEWAKEADFHDWFDQHLSDTECYQESKKWSSQPHISAVHLAESKPLYRTSSYPEQPPQPQQLQHYSSEPILLPKSSYTSFPPPGGRSQPSPHSLSLQNMSSLSAGPQSPYSSVNLSSLSNSNMHLTGLAHGLHYGSGNIPQLNPSGLSLNPRLQNQWTSHAGLIHGDHSGLLDSVLQHQFPHQNSLLSPQLLSSQQLQQQRLHLSVQPSLAHFSALRSQLYNSFPSPSHLGKYGLADFRDSRSKPSHKVRQNVRFSKQGSDAASSKSESNVPQFRSKYMTGDEIESILKMQHSAAHGNDPYVDDYYHQARLAKKAAESRSKHRFCPNKEQSSRSRNSAESQPHLHVDAQGRVSFSSIRRPRPLLEVDPPGFVCIDGSADQKISERPLEQEPMLAARITIEDGFYLLTEVDDIDRLLQFSQPQDGGAQLRRKRQILLEGMAASLQLVDPLGKSGSSVGLTPKDDIVFLWLVSLPKGRKLISRYLQLLLPGGELVRIVCMAIFRHLRFLFGGHPPDVGAAETITDLAKVVSKCVTGMDLNSLSACLAAVVCSSEQPPLRPLGSPAGDGASIILKSVLERATHLLTDSQAANSFSMPNPALWQASFDAFFGLLTKYCLSKYDSIMQSILAQSQPDAEMIGSEAARAVSREMPVELLRASLPHTNDHQRKLLLNFAQRSMPVTGFNPHGGSSGHINPESVSC